The region GCCACGGACACTCCACGAGCCAGCAGCAGGGTTACCGGAACGGTCGCAGTCATGGTGCGATCGTGGCTGCTCGGTCCCGGCTGTGGCAATCCATTAACCGCGCAGTCCCGACGCACGGCAATGCACTGCCCGTTCGAGCGGTGCCTTGCCTCGCGCCGGGCCGCCACAACTTGGCGCTAGTGTCGTGAGTCGTTAAGACCGCATCTCATTTGGGTGTGTTTCCAGGCAGGCGATATGTTGATCAATTGTGAGTGATGTGGAGAGGTGGTGCCCAGAGCCGTTGTGGCTGCTGGCGCGTCCGTTGTTGCCTGATGCGCCGCAACGCCACCAAGGCGGGGGTCGGCGTCGGCTGGACGACCGCGCGGTGCTGGCTGCGATCCTGTACGTGCTGCAGACCGGGTGTGCCTGGTCGGCGCTGCCCACCTCGTTCGCGGTCAGCGCTCCCACCGCCCACCGCCGGTTCACCGAATGGGTCCAAGCGGAGGTGTTCAGCCAGCTGCACCAGGCGCTGCTGGACCTGTTGGGCACCGCCGGGGCGATCGACTGGTCGCGCGCGTCGGTCGACAGCATGCACGTCCGCGCGGTCAAAGGGGGGACCCGACCGGCCCCAGCCCGGTAGATCGAGGCAAGCCTGGCTCCAAGATCCACGCGATGAGCGAACGCGGCGGCATTCCACTGGCCGTGGTCGTCTCGGCGGCCAACCGCAACGACCACCGGGAGTTGGAGGCCGTAGTCGATTCCGTCGCGCCGGTCAAGGTGCCTACGGGGCGGCCCCGGCGTCGGCCGCACAAACTGCACGGCGACAAGGGCTATGACTTCCCGGTTTGCCGGAACGCGTTGCGTCGACGGGGCATCATCGCCCGGATCGCCCGCCGGGGCATCGAGTCGGCCAAGCGACTGGGACGCCACCGCTACGTCATCGAACGCACCCTGGAGTGGGTTTCCCGATTCCGTCGGCTGGCGCGCCGCTACGAGCGCAAAGCAGCTCACTACGCGGCATTCGTCCAACTGGCGTGCGCGGCGATCTGCTACCGCCGAGCTGTCAAGCTGGACCTGTTGATCCATAACAACCCCAAATGAGATGTGGTCTAAGCGCCACCGCGTCACCGTCGTGACGGTTCGCTGGTCACAGCGCCTGGGACCAGGCGGTGACAGCGCTGTGGAGCGACCGACCACAGCGCAGTCCACAGCTCCGCAGTCCCACAGGACGGGAACGGAGGAGCGCGGCAGGCTGCAGCGCAAGTGCTCGAGCGGGCTCGACGTTCCACAGACCTACGGGTCGCCACTGTAGCCACGGCTCGTGACAACTCGTAGCGCACTTCCCGTTCCTGCATGCACGGGTATGCGCGCTCCGGGCGGGATGTGCCGCCAGTGGCCCGTCGTGACGCCGTGGTTCCGGACCACTGAGGAATGAGCATGAGTCCGACCGGAGTCCTCAGCGGACAGTGCGAACACCGCCGGGGTGCCGTCGCCGACGACAACGGAGGGACCGCCGCCGCGGCCGGGGAGTGTGCCGGGCGCACTCTTCGCACGCCCGGAGCGCTCCTACCGGAAGGCCGGCAGGTTGCGCTCGACCCACTCGCTGAAAGGCTTGGCCGGGCGGCCGAGGACGTTTCCCACATCGGCGCTGATCGCCTGTTCGGCCGGCAGCGGGAGGCCGAGGATGTCCAAGGTGCCGTCGATGACCTCTTCGGGCATGAACCGCGCCATGTGGGCGTGGGCCTGTTCACGGGACAGTTCCACGAAGGCGACTTCCTCGCCCAAGACCCGGGAGATCACCGTGGCCTGCCGGCGCGGGCTGACGGCCTCGGGCCCGGTGAGCTCGTACGTACGGCCCGCGTGCCCCTCTTCGCGCAGTGCCACCGCGGCGACCGCGGCGATGTCGGCCGGGTCGACGACGGGCAATGCCACATCGCCGAACGGGGCGAAGATCGTGCGTTCGGTGCGGACCAGCTCGGCCCAGGCGAGGGCGTTGGAGGCGAATCCGCCCGGGCGCAGGACCGTGGAGTCCACTCCGGACGCGCGCACGGCGGCCTCGAAGTCGCGCAGGCGGGCGTGCGATGGAGCCTCGGGGCGAGTGGAGTTGATCTGGGAGGAAAGCAGGACGACGCGCTTGACCCCGGCTTGCAGGGCCACGTCGAGCAGGGCGTCCGGGCTTTCGCCGTGGCTGTTGAGCTCGCCGCCCAGCAGGACGAAGAAGGCGTCGGCACCGTCGAGGACCGGCCGCATGCTCGCGCTGTTGCCGACGTCGGCCCGGACGTGCCGGATGCCGACGGCGAGTCCGTCGGGCTGAGGACGTCGCGAGACGGCCACGACGTCCTCACCCGCCTCGGCCAGCAGGGGCACCAAGGTCCGCCCGACGTTTCCGGTCGCGCCTGTCACCACGATCATCGCAGTTCCCTTTATTAGTTAGTTGACTGACTAACTCGTACGATAGCACCGGCTCAGCGACGGTTGTCTATAGTTAGTTGGGTGACTGACTCAGCGAAGCCCCGGGCACGGGCGGCCGACAAGCGCCGACGGCTGACGACCGAGGCGGCGCGGGTCCTGCACGAGCAGGGCGTCGAGCGCACCACCCTCGCCGACATCGCGCGCGCGGCCGATGTACCCGTCGGGAACGTCTACTACTACTTCAAGACCAAGGACGAGCTGGTCATGGCCGCGCTCTCCGAGCACAGCGCGCACCTGGACGAGCTCACCAGCCGCCTGGACCAGCTACCCGACCCGCGCGACCGCCTCAAAGCCCTCGTCGAGGCCTGGATCGACCAGCGCGATGTCGCCGCCCGACACGGCTGCCCCACCGGCACCCTGGCCGTCGAACTCGACAAACGCACCGACGGAACCCTCGATGCGCAGGCCGGCACGGTGATCCGGCGCCTGCTGGAATGGGCCGGACACCAGTTCCGCGCCTTGGGCCTGCCCGACCCGGATGACCTCGCCGTCGCCTTCGTCTCCGCGTACCAGGGCATGTCGCTGCTGGCCAACGCCCTGCGCGACCCGGACATCATGATGCGCCAGGGAGCCCGTCTCCACCGTTGGCTCGACTCCCTCGATGCCGGGGACCAGACCGGGAACAGCGGAGCCGGTTGACGCTCCGCCGGCACTCGCACCTCCACCGAAAGGCCACTGTGGACCCGACGGGCACCGCCCTCGTCCACCGGGACGTCGCAGCGGTGCGCCGGGCCGGCTTCAGCCGACGAACCGGCGGATGCTGTTGACGTCCCCGATCTCGTCGAGCTCTTCCACGGTGACGTCCTGGCCTTCGGTGGGGGCGTGCACCACCTTGCCCCCGCCGATGTACATCGCGTTGTGGCTGGCCGAGCTGTAGTAGAACACCACGTCCCCGGGCCTGAGATCGCTCCGCGAGACACCGCGGCCTTCGCTGACCTGCGACTTGGTGGACCCGGGCACGTCCACCCCGGCCTGCTTGTACGACCACTGCACCAGCCCGGAGCAGTCGAACTGGCTCGGGCCCTTGGCACCGAAGACATAGGGCGAACCCTGCTTGCCCAGCGCGGCGTTGACCGCTTGGACCGCCGCCCCGGCCCCGGCGATCGAGCCGACGTTGCTGCTCTCACCGGACAAGGAGTCCTGCTCGGCCGGGCTCAACCGGTCGTACTGCTGCTTGACCCGGGCGACCTCGGCGTCCATCGCGCCCTTCCTCGCGGCGATCTCGCCGGTGATCCGCGCGGCGTCGGCCTCGGCCCTCGCGGCACGCCCGCGGGCGTCCTGCGCCCGCCGCTGCGCGTCCTCGGCCTGGTGCGTGGCATCGGACAGCCGCGAGATCGCCTCGTTGTTGTCCTTGGCCAGAACCTCGATGACCGACGCCCGATCGAGGAAGTCGTCGGGGCTCTCGCTGACCAGCAAAGCGGAAAGCTGGTTCACCCGCGCTCCCTGGTACGACGCGCGAGTGAGCTGGTCGACCTCCCCGCGGAACCGTTCCTCCTCCGTTCGGGCCTGGTCAGCCACCCGCTGGGCCGTGTCCGCCTCCGTGGTGGCCCGGTCCAGGTCGGCCTTGCGCGCCGCGTGATCGTCCTGCGCCTTCTTGTACTCCTCGGTGAGGAGCTCGGCGTTGCGAGACAGATCACGAAGCTGCCGCTGCGCCTCCGACAGCGTGTTCGGCGTGCCCGGTTGAGCCAGCGCGGGACCGGAGCTGACACCGACACTCGTGGCCACGGCGGTGAGGGCGACAGCACCGCACACGGTTCGTTTCAGCTCGGAGCGGACCATGAATACACCACTTTCACTTGCGGAATCGTCCAATGCACAACCGTGCCGAATGCCCCAGGGGCCGGGGCCGCCACCAGACCGGCGGGGAGCAGGGTCACACTCGACGCCGCGGCAACGCGCACAGGGCCGAAGCGGTCGACCAGGAAACCGCTGAGAGGAGAAGGCAGATACATCGCTCCAACATGCACGGCGATGACCACACCGGCAGCGGCGGCGGAGTGGCCGTGGCCCATGCGGGCCAGCGTCCTGTCCTGGTCATGATCGCGACCATGACCATCTGGGTCAATCCCATCACACCGGCGCCCGAAACCAGCATGGGGCGGGTGCCGTCCCGGCGTGGGCCCCATCGTCGCTGGGCAGGGCGTGGCGACTACACAGCAGCTACAGGTGGGTGATCAGGAATGCACATACGGTGACGGGTGTTCCTCGGAGCCCCTTGTGGTATTCCCGCATCGTGGACTGACGCGTCCTCAGTGGACGGTGCCTGGCCCTCCAGGTCCCTGAGGAGGTTGCCGACGCCCGCACGATGGTGCGCTCCGCTGGTCACCAGCGGGGTTTGCGGAGCTCGTAGGCCGGGTCGATCCGCCGCATGTAGCCGGTGTCGTCCCGGTCCCGGATTCCGCAGCGCAGGAACTGCTCGTGCAGCGCGCCGAGCTTGTCCCGGTCGAGCTCGACACCGAGACCCGGCGCGGTCGGGACGGCGACCGCGCCCTCGCTGAAGGTCAGCGCGCCGGGCTTCACGACGTCCTCCTCCTGGTCCTTCCACGGCCAGTGCGTGTCGCAGGCGTAGGTGAGGTTGGGGGTCGCGGCGGCGAGGTGGGTCATGGCCGCCAGACTGATCCCGAGGTGGCTGTTGGAGTGCATGGACAGGCTCATGCCGAAGGTCTCGCAGATGCCCGCGAGCAGCCGCGAGCGCCGCAGGCCGCCCCAGAAGTGGTGGTCGGAGAGCACCACTCGCACCGCGTTCCGCCGGATGCCGGGGTCCAGATCGGCGAAGCTGACGACCGCCATGTTCGTGGCGAGCGGCATCGGGAGCTTCCGCGCGACCTCGGCCATGCCCTCGATGCCGCCGGTCGGGTCCTCGAGGTACTCCAGGACGCCGTCGAGCTTCCGGCCGACGCGGATCGACGTGTCCACCGTCCACGCCGCGTTGGGGTCCAGCCGCAGCGGCATCCCGGGGAAGGCCTCGGCGAGGGCCTTGATCGCCGCGATCTCCTCGTCCGGCTCGAAGACCCCGCCCTTGAGCTTGATCGCGGAGAAGCCGTAGTCGTCGATCATCCGGCGGGCCTGCGCGACGACGCCGTCCGGATCCAAGGCAGCGCCCCAGGTGTCCGGCTCGGCGCCGGGGTGCCCGGCCCACTTGTAGAACAGGTAGGCGGAGTAGTCGATCCGGTCCCGCACCGCTCCCCCGAGCAGGCTGCTCACCGGGAGCCCGGTGGCCTTGCCCTGGATGTCCAGGCAGGCGACCTCGAACGGGGAGAACACGGCGTCGGCGGTGCTGGAGTCGGTGACCATCCCGGCCATCCCGTGCCCGCCGGTGCCGGAGTCACCCTGCAGCGAGGTGCGGACCCGGCCCGCCAGCGCGTTGAGGTCCCAGACGTCCGTGCCGGTCACCAGCTCGGCGGCCCGCCGGAGCCGCTCGAGGTGCTTGGTGTCACCGTAGGTCTCGCCGAGGCCGCTCAGCCCTTCGTCCGTGCGGATCTCGACGATCGCGCGGATCGCGAACGGCTCGTGCACCCCCACCGCGTTGAGCAGCGGCGGGTCCTGGAATGCGACGGGGGTGATCTCGACGTCGGCGATGCGCTGCCTGGTCGGCATCGGCAGGTCCTCTCCTCAGGGTCGGTGTGGTGCCGCTTCGCCGAGCAGCTCGGCGAAGGCTTCGACGACGGTGGCGCACGCGGCCTCGGCCGCCCGCGAGACCGCTCCGAGGTGGAAGGAAGTCCTCGCTTCCCACGCTCAGCACGGTCGGGGGCAGCCCAGCGTGCGAGGCCATCACGGGCGAGACGCGGGGATCCTCCAGGGCCGCGTGATCGGTGCCCGCGTAGAACCCGTTGACCGTGGCGTGGCTGGGGATCGCGGCCAGCAGGCGAAGGTCCGTCGCCGGGTACAGCAGCAGTTGCCCCAGCAGAGGACGGCCCGCGTCCCGGCAGTGCAACGCGGCGCCCAGAGCGAGGTTGCCACCCGCGCTGTCCCCGGCCACGGCCGTCCGACCTGCCTCGCCCCCGATCTCCGGATCGTCCATGACGTGCTCGACCGCATCGACGGCGTCGACCCACGCGGCGGGGAACGGGTGCTCGGGAGCGAGGGCGTACTCGACGCTGACCACCACCGCGTCCGTGCTCGCGGCAATCCGGATGGCGTGGTCGAGATGGGTGTCGACGCTGCCGACCACGAAACCGCCGCCGTGGAAGTAGACGACGGTCGCCCCTCGCGGCCGGTGCGGCCGCACGACCCGCACCGGAATGCCGCCCCTGCGGCCGGGGATCGTGCGCCGCTCGATCGCCGCTACCCTCGAACTCCGGCTTCGGGTAGAGCGCCTGGAACGCGGCGTACCGGGACCGAGCCTCTACGGCGGACGGACCGCCTTCGAACGTGGGCAGAACGCCCGCGGCGTCCCGGCGGTCGTACAGCGCCGCGATCTCCGCATCCAGCACGACTACGTCCCCACCCGCTCGGTGGCCGCGGCCGGGCTCGCCTCGCGAACGCGGCGCAGCCCAGGCAGCGCGCACAGGACGACCAGGGACGCCGCCGCGAACACGTAGAGCGCGAGGTCCGTGCTGCCGGTCGACTCCTCGATGTAGCCCAGCAGCGACGGCGCGAAGAAGCCGGCGAGGTTGCCCAGCGAGTTGATCAGAGCGATACCGCCCGCGGCGACCCGGACATCGAGGGTTTGCGGGACCAGCGGCCAGAACATCGTCGACGCGCACTTGACGCCGATCGCCGCGGCGACCAGCGCGACGAGCCCGAACCACGGACCGCCGACGGTGGCGAGGAAGGCGCCCACCGCCGACAGCACCAGCGCGCCGGCCAGGTACGGACGCCGGTCCGGGGCGCCGTCGGTCCGCTTCGCGAGCACGTACATCGCCGCCACGGCGAACAGCCACGGGATGGCCGACAGCAGACCCACGGCGAAGTCCGACGTGCCCTCGATCTGACCGACGAGGCTCGGCAGCCAGAAGGTGATCGCCGCCGTCGTCAGGCCGATGGCGAAGAAGACGATCGTCAGCAGGACGATCCGGACGTCGAGCAACAGCCGCCAGCGCGACACGGTGCCCGCAGAGCGACGGGCTTCAGCGTCGCGCCGGACCGCCGCGGACAGCGCCGACTTCTCCTCCGGCGTCAGCCACGGAGCGTCCTCGACGCGCGAGCGCAGGACGAAGATCGCCAGCGCCCCGACGACGACCGACACCACGCCCTCGAAGAAGAACATCCACCGCCAGCCTGCGATGTCGCCGACGCCGTGCATCTCCAGCAGCGCACCGGAAATCGGCCCGGTGACGATGTAGGCCGTGGCCGAACCGCCGAGGAAGACCGCGTTCGCCCGGCCCCGGTAGGCGTCCGGGAGCCACTTGGTGAAGTAGTAGATGACGCCCGGGAAGAAGCCCGCCTCGCACACCCCGAGCAGGAACCGCGCCAGGGCGAACTGCACCTCGTTCTGCACGAAGGCCGAGGCGACGGTCACGAGACCCCAGCTGATCATGATGCGGGTCAGCCACATACGCGCACCGACCCGTTCCAGGAGCATGTTGCTGGGCACCTCGAACAGCGCGTAGCCCACGAAGAACAGGCCCGCGCCGAGCCCGAACGCCGCGGCACCGACGCCGATGTCCACCTGCACGTGCTCCTTGATGAAGCCGACGTTGGTGCGGTCCATCTGGTTGATCACCAGCATCAGGACCAGCATCGGCAGGATGCGCCGGAAGAACTTGGCCGCACCCGAGGCGACGAGCCGCGCGTCGGGCTCCGCGGGAGAACTCACGTCGGTCTCCTTCGACTTCGGTGTGTCGATGAATCTCAGTTCGACGGCGGCGGGTTGTGCGCGAGAATCCGCCTGCCGTCCATGACAACCACGGCGCCGCAGGCGAAATCGAAAGACAGAAGCGCGCACCCCGACTGCCCGGCCGGCGCGGATGGAGCGTCGTCGGACATCGTCAGTGACCTCCAGGTGAGTGCGCGATGTCCATGGACGCTAAGCGCTGAGCAATGCGGGAACAACTCAGCTTGTGCATCGGTCGATGCAGGAATTGGATCGATGCCGACGGCGTGGGGTGGCGATCGGTGCAACACGGGCGTGACGCGGATGGCGCGGGCCGGCTCGCGGTCTGCTCGTGTTCGGCTACCCGTCCATGTCAGAGGTTGATGGTCCCCCGGATGCGGGTGGCGGTGGCTCCGCCGACCCAGACCGCGCCGTCCTGGTCGGCGGTGATCGTGATGTCACCGGCCCGGCCGAGACGGGCACCCTGGGAGACCCGGTAGCGGGCGGGGGCTGCTCCGGTGCGGGTCAGCCACTGGCCGACCGAGGCGTTCATGCTGCCGCACACGGGGTCCTCGGCCACGCCGACGCCGGGGGCGAAGGTGCGCAACTCGAACTCGAACGGCGACCCCTCGGGGTAGGCCCCGACAGCACCGACCATCGCGGTCGGGATGCGCGAGAGATCCGGTTCCAGCGCCAGCACCTCTTGGGCCGTCGCGAGCCTGACCACGGCCCAGCCGGGTCCGTTGTCGACCCACTGGTGGTCGAGCACCTGGTCCCGGCTGATCCCGAACGCGGTCACGACCTCGTCGAGGAACTCCTGCTCCAGTGCCCCGTCGCGGATGGTGGGCGGCGCGGCGAAGGACAGGACGCCCTCACCTCGGTGGACCTCGACCAGTCCGGCACCGCACTCCTGCACGACGCGGTCGTCGCGACGAGGCGTGCCGCCGTTCTCCAGCCAGGCGTGCGCGGAACCGAGCGTGGGATGACCGGCGAACGGCAGCTCACCGTCCGGGGTGAAGATCCGCAGCCGGTAGTCCGCCTCCGGGGTGGTCGGCGGCAGTACGAACGTGGTCTCCGAGAACACCGTGCCACGCGCTGCATGTCCTCGGTCTCCACGCCATCGGCGTCGAGCACGACCGCGACCGGGTTGCCGAGGTACGGGGCGCAGGAGAAGACGTCGACCTGGGCGAAGTCACGAGGACGGGTCACGATGAAAGGGCCTTTCGCCAAACTGGAGAGCAAGGAGACTGCGCGCGTTTTCGGTGGTATGCCAGGTGCGCCAACGACAGCAGTACTGGCGGCAGCCTAACCGGCATCTGGCCTCGGACCCGACAGCCAATTCCACGAAAGTGGACTGCTCACGACCGGTGAGGCGGGCGGCCACAGGCACTCGTCGGGGAGGCGACACGGGGTGCGCGGGGCGATCTCGGCGGCGTTGAACCCGCGGGCGAATTGCCTGGCTGCTGCTTCGCCGAGCCCCGAGGCTGATCGGCGAGGGCTGGACGACTGGCTCGCCAAGATCGACAAGCTGGTGACGGAGATGCAGGCCCTGAGGTCCTTCTACCAGAACGCGACTCCCGGCACCGAGACGCTGCGGGTCCTGCAGGTCGCTTTGGCCAACGAGGTCGCACGGGACGCGGCCTCCCGGTTCGGGTTCACCACCTGTGCCGACACCGGTGCGTGGACGACCAGCTCCGCCTGAGTGAGCAGTTGCTCGTCTGAGCCGCGAACAGCGCCACGCCGCACACGCCAACACCACGGCGAGTAGTAGACCTCCCCACCGGTGTCCAGAGCCGGTGACGTGGCCTGGGGGGTGGCCCTGGCAGCGTCCCGACGGGAGGCTGCCAGGGGCCGTCCCCCGGTCCGGGCTCCGTCGACCCCCAGCCGTCGGTGCCCGTGGTGACCTGTCTAGTCCGGATGGGTTGTCCATGGTCGGTGGCTGGACTCCGGACAACGCGGATCTAGACAATCGGGCGTTGATCGAATGGAGGTGTGCGGGTGCCTCGTCCGGAGCGTCCGCTGGACAACGGGCCGTTGGCGGAGTTCGCGGCTGAGCTGCGGCGTCTGCGTGAGAAGGCGGGTAGTCCGCGATACCGGGAGCTGGCACAGCGAACGCATTACTCGGTGAGCACGCTCTCGGAGGCCGCGGGCGGCAAGAGGTTGCCGACGCTGGCGGTGACCCTGGCCTACGTGCAGGCGTGCGGCGGCGAGCGGCAGGAGTGGGAGCAGCGCTGGCAGGGGGTGACGGCCGAACTCGCCGCGCAGAACAAATCCGCCACCACATCGAACCACGGTTGCGAATCCGACCTCGAGTGCCCGTATGTCGGACTGGCCGCGTTCGAGCCGGAGGACGCGGACCGGTTCTTCGGCCGGGAGCACGTGGTCGAGGACCTGCTGGCCCGGTTGCGCGACGAGCGGTTCGTGGCGTTGATCGGCGCCTCCGGTGCGGGCAAGTCCTCGCTGCTGCGCGCCGGGGTAGTGCCGAAACTGCGAGCCGGTGGGGCGCGGGTGGCGGTGTGCACACCGACTCAGCAGCCGTTGGAGGTGCTCGCCGCACAGGTGGCACGTCACACCGGCGAATCGGCTGCCCGGCTCCACGGCGAACTGGGCGAAGACCCGCAGGCGTTGCACCTGGCGGTGCTCACCGCACTGGCCGACGAGCCGTCAGGGACCGAACTGGTGCTGCTCGTGGACCAGTTCGAGGAGATCTTCACCCTCTGCCGCGACACCGAGCAGCGCACGCGGTTCCTGACCCAGCTGGCCACCGCCGCCGAGGCCGGCCACTCCCGGCTGCGCGTGGTGCTGGGCATCCGGTCGGACTTCTTCGACCGCTGCCTGGACCGCCCCGAGCTGGTGCCGGCGCTGCGGACGCCGGCACTGCTGGGGGCGATGTCGACCGAGGAGCTGCGCCGCGCGATCACCCAACCCGCCGTTGGCCAGGGCTGCACCGTCGAAGGGGCGCTGCTGGCCGAGATCACCGCACAGGCCGCCGGGCAGGTCGGGATGCTGCCACTGGTCTCCCACGCGCTGCGCGAGACCTGGCAGCGCCGTCGCGGCAACACCCTCACCCTGGTCGGCTACGAAGCCACCGGAGGTATCCGACACGCCCTGACCCAGACCGCCGAGCAGCTCTACACCGGTTTCACCGAGGCCCAGCAGCGCCGCGCCCGGGGTCTGCTGGTGCGACTGGTCGCGCCCGGCGAGGGCACCGAGGACACCAAACGTCGCATCACCCGCGCCGAACTCGACTCCGATGCCGACACCCACGCGGTGCTCGACGCCCTGGCCCGCGCGCGGCTGGTCACCGTCGACGACGACGGCATCGAGATCACCCACGAAGCACTCATCCGCTCCTGGTCCCGGCTGCGGCAGTGGATCGACACCGACCGCGAAGGCCTGCGGCTGCACCGCGAGCTCACCAACGCCACCACCACCTGGCAGCACCTCGACCACGACCCCGGCGCGCTGTACCGGGGCGCGCAGCTGACCATCACCCGCGACTGGGTGCATCGCGCGGAGCCGACGCTGGCGCGGCGCGAACGTGACTTCCTCGACGCCAGCATCGCCGCCGAACAGCGCGAACACCGCGCTCGCGTGCTCCGCACCCGCGTGCTCCACGGTGCGTGCGCCGGCCTCGCGCTGCTGCTGGTCGTGGCGTCGGTGACCGCGGTCAGCGTCTACAACCGCGGTCAGCAGACCCTGTCGCGACAACTGGCCCAGCAAGCGCGCGGCGCGCAAAACACCGATCCCGCCGCGGCGATCCGCCTCAGCGTCCAGGCCCACGACACCACCACGCTCGACGGAACTGCCACCGCCGAAGGGCGCAGCGCGCTGCTGAGCACCGCCGGGCACCTCGTTCATCACGGCACGCTGCCCAGCAGCAAATCGGTCACCGGGATGAACAAGCTGGCGTTCAGCCCCGACGGGCGCCTGCTCGCCTCCGCCGACGACCAGGTGCACGTCTGGGACGTCGCCACCCGACGGTTGCGCACCCGACTCACCGCCCCCGCCGCGAACAGGACGGACCGTCCCGCCCCGTACGGGGCCGCGGCGTTCTCTCCCGATGGAACCCGCGTCGCTGCCAGCACCACACTGAACACCGGACGCATCGACGTGTGGCGGCTGGATGCACCGGACCAGCCGGTCAAGAGCCTGCCGTCGACAGCCGAGGGAAACGATCTCGAGTTCAGCGCGGACGGCCGGCTGCTCGCCGCTGCCGGCGGCACACGCATCGAACTCTGGGATCTCGACACCGGGC is a window of Saccharopolyspora erythraea NRRL 2338 DNA encoding:
- a CDS encoding helix-turn-helix domain-containing protein; translation: MPRPERPLDNGPLAEFAAELRRLREKAGSPRYRELAQRTHYSVSTLSEAAGGKRLPTLAVTLAYVQACGGERQEWEQRWQGVTAELAAQNKSATTSNHGCESDLECPYVGLAAFEPEDADRFFGREHVVEDLLARLRDERFVALIGASGAGKSSLLRAGVVPKLRAGGARVAVCTPTQQPLEVLAAQVARHTGESAARLHGELGEDPQALHLAVLTALADEPSGTELVLLVDQFEEIFTLCRDTEQRTRFLTQLATAAEAGHSRLRVVLGIRSDFFDRCLDRPELVPALRTPALLGAMSTEELRRAITQPAVGQGCTVEGALLAEITAQAAGQVGMLPLVSHALRETWQRRRGNTLTLVGYEATGGIRHALTQTAEQLYTGFTEAQQRRARGLLVRLVAPGEGTEDTKRRITRAELDSDADTHAVLDALARARLVTVDDDGIEITHEALIRSWSRLRQWIDTDREGLRLHRELTNATTTWQHLDHDPGALYRGAQLTITRDWVHRAEPTLARRERDFLDASIAAEQREHRARVLRTRVLHGACAGLALLLVVASVTAVSVYNRGQQTLSRQLAQQARGAQNTDPAAAIRLSVQAHDTTTLDGTATAEGRSALLSTAGHLVHHGTLPSSKSVTGMNKLAFSPDGRLLASADDQVHVWDVATRRLRTRLTAPAANRTDRPAPYGAAAFSPDGTRVAASTTLNTGRIDVWRLDAPDQPVKSLPSTAEGNDLEFSADGRLLAAAGGTRIELWDLDTGRLIEALPVENGFSVSFSPDGRTLAYSASYPVGVGLWDLAARRHLPALPESYKHFDPRFSTDGRTLATMGTDGTGPIIWDLATRTPKVRIDQDMVILDFAFSPADQSLFIANADGSIDRRDHNGSGPPVRLVPARPDQGSSSMSVSATGVIAMTSWNYGSIITLWDTNRLPTRRDSGPYPEALTFSAEGRNLLGAYKAGELTTWATEQLRRDSTPLLPGTSDATLAGFSAEGRRFVAVTGADDPRHRTITVGDVATRTPIAVVTGPDTYRAVNAQGTLLATTGPDGLHVWNVEGPAARLIHTVTDVKPDAAIAFSPDSQHLATTRVDGTFGVWDLTNGRSITLPVPDGPAGDLVPRYSPNGRILAVRTATGVALWNATTRTPLGNIPGHFGRALAFSPDSQRLALATRDNAILIRDLPSRTRWAALTGTVADTPDAISTLIWSPDGTRLAAAAGNSLTLWTTDPEQATSALCDTLARDFRDPARPLPAACTRTQPPETEPELP